A single genomic interval of Bos javanicus breed banteng chromosome 8, ARS-OSU_banteng_1.0, whole genome shotgun sequence harbors:
- the NPR2 gene encoding atrial natriuretic peptide receptor 2 isoform X3: protein MALPSLLLVVAALAGGVRPPGARNLTLAVVLPEHNLSYAWAWPRVGPAVALAMEALGRALPVDLRFVSSELDGACSEYLAPLRAVDLKLYHDPDLLLGPGCVYPAASVARFASHWRLPLLTAGAVASGFSAKSEHYRTLVRTGPSAPKLGEFVVMLHGHFNWTARAALLYLDARTDDRPHYFTIEGVFEALQGSNLSVQHQVYAREPGGPEQATHFIRANGRKTSQTGLPRPLGGIRRVRTLLMGFEVQQIWWGKTVVYICGPLEMLHEILLQAQRENLTNGDYVFFYLDVFGESLRAGPTRSMGRPWQDNRTREQAQALREAFQTVLVITYREPPNPEYQEFQNRLLIRAREDFGVELAPSLMNLIAGCFYDGILLYAEVLNETIQEGGTREDGLRIVEKMQGRRYRGVTGLVVMDKNNDRETDFVLWAMGDLVSGDFQPAAHYSGAEKQIWWTGRPIPWVKGVPPLDNPPCAFDMDDPSCDKTPLSTLAIVALGTGITFIMFGVSSFLIFRPYRKLMLEKELASMLWRIRWEELQFGNSERCHKGAGSRLTLSLGNVVAIKHVNKKRIELTRQVLFELKHMRDVQFNHLTRFIGACIDPPNICIVTEYCPRGSLQDILENDSINLDWMFRYSLINDLVKGMAFLHNSIIASHGSLKSSNCVVDSRFVLKITDYGLASFRSTAEPDDSHALYAKKLWTAPELLSGNPLPTTGMQKADVYSFGIILQEIALRSGPFYLEGLDLSPKEIVQKVRNGQRPYFRPSIDRTQLNEELVLLMERCWAQDPAERPDFGQIKGFIRRFNKEGGTSILDNLLLRMEQYANNLEKLVEERTQAYLEEKRKAEALLYQILPHSVAEQLKRGETVQAEAFDSVTIYFSDIVGFTALSAESTPMQVVTLLNDLYTCFDAIIDNFDVYKVETIGDAYMVVSGLPGRNGQRHAPEIARMALALLDAVSSFRIRHRPHDQLRLRIGVHTGPVCAGVVGLKMPRYCLFGDTVNTASRMESNGQALKIHVSSTTKDALDELGCFQLELRGDVEMKGKGKMRTYWLLGERKGPAGLL from the exons ATGGCACTGCCATCTCTCCTGCTGGTGGTGGCAGCCCTGGCAGGTGGGGTGCGTCCTCCCGGGGCGCGCAACCTGACGCTGGCGGTGGTGCTGCCCGAACACAACCTGAGCTATGCCTGGGCCTGGCCACGGGTGGGTCCCGCTGTGGCGCTTGCCATGGAGGCGCTGGGCCGGGCGCTGCCCGTGGACCTCCGCTTTGTCAGCTCTGAGCTGGACGGTGCCTGCTCTGAGTACCTGGCCCCTCTGCGCGCTGTGGATCTCAAGTTGTACCATGACCCCGACCTTCTGTTGGGCCCGGGTTGCGTGTACCCCGCTGCCTCTGTGGCTCGCTTTGCCTCACACTGGCGCCTTCCCCTGCTGACCGCGGGTGCTGTGGCCTCTGGTTTTTCGGCTAAGAGTGAGCATTACCGAACCCTGGTGCGCACTGGCCCCTCTGCTCCTAAGCTGGGTGAGTTTGTAGTGATGCTCCACGGGCACTTCAATTGGACTGCCCGTGCTGCCTTGCTGTATCTGGATGCTCGCACAGATGACCGGCCTCACTACTTCACCATCGAGGGAGTCTTTGAGGCCCTGCAGGGCAGCAACCTCAGTGTACAGCACCAGGTGTATGCCCGTGAGCCGGGGGGCCCTGAGCAGGCTACCCACTTCATCCGGGCCAACGGGCGCA AGACTTCTCAGACTGGGCTGCCAAGACCCCTTGGAGGCATAAGAAGAGTGAGGACTCTGTTAATGGGCTTTGAGGTACAGCAGATTTGGTGGGGAAAGACAG TTGTGTACATCTGTGGCCCTCTGGAAATGCTGCATGAGATCCTGCTGCAGGCCCAGAGGGAGAACCTGACCAACGGGGACTACGTCTTCTTTTACCTGGATGTCTTTGGGGAGAGTCTCCGTGCAGGCCCCACACGCTCCATGGGCCGGCCCTGGCAGGATAATCGCACCCGGGAACAGGCCCAGGCCCTCAGAGAAGCATTTCAG ACGGTATTGGTCATCACATACCGAGAACCCCCGAATCCTGAGTACCAGGAATTCCAGAATCGTCTTCTGATTAGAGCACGGGAGGATTTTGGTGTGGAGCTGGCCCCTTCCTTG ATGAACCTCATTGCTGGCTGCTTCTACGATGGGATCCTTCTGTATGCCGAAGTCCTGAACGAGACCATACAGGAGGGAGGCACCCGGGAAGATGGACTTCGAATTGTTGAGAAGATGCAAGGACGAAGATACCGTG GTGTAACTGGACTGGTCGTTATGGACAAGAACAATGACCGGGAGACTGATTTTGTCCTGTGGGCcatgggagacctggtttccggGGACTTCCAG CCTGCAGCCCACTACTCGGGAGCCGAGAAGCAGATTTGGTGGACAGGACGGCCCATCCCCTGGGTGAAGGGGGTCCCACCCCTGGACAATCCCCCCTGTGCCTTTGACATGGACGACCCATCCTGTGATAAAA CTCCACTTTCAACTCTGGCAATTGTGGCACTGGGCACAGGAATCACCTTCATCATGTTTGGTGTTTCCAGCTTCCTCATTTTCCG TCCTTACAGAAaactgatgctggagaaggagCTGGCCAGCATGTTGTGGCGCATCCGCTGGGAAGAGCTGCAGTTCGGCAATTCAGAGCGATGCCACAAGGGTGCAGGCAGTCGCCTCACGCTGTCGTTG GGAAACGTTGTGGCCATCAAGCATGTGAATAAGAAGCGCATCGAGCTGACCCGGCAGGTTCTGTTTGAACTGAAACAT ATGAGAGATGTTCAGTTTAACCATCTCACTCGCTTCATTGGTGCCTGCATAGACCCTCCCAACATTTGCATTGTCACCGAGTATTGTCCTCGTGGGAGTTTACAG GATATTCTGGAAAATGACAGCATCAACCTGGACTGGATGTTTCGTTATTCACTCATTAATGACCTTGTTAAG GGCATGGCCTTTCTCCATAACAGCATTATTGCATCCCATGGGAGTCTCAAGTCCTCAAACTGTGTGGTGGATAGTCGTTTCGTGCTCAAAATCACAGACTATGGCCTGGCCAGCTTCCGATCAACTGCTGAACCTGATGACAGCCATGCCCTCTATGCCA AGAAGCTGTGGACTGCCCCAGAACTGCTCAGTGGGAACCCCCTGCCAACCACAGGCATGCAGAAGGCTGATGTCTATAGCTTTGGGATCATCTTACAGGAGATAGCACTTCGCAGTGGGCCTTTCTACTTGGAGGGCCTGGATCTCAGCCCCAAAG AGATTGTCCAGAAGGTCCGGAATGGTCAGCGGCCTTATTTCCGGCCAAGTATTGACCGGACGCAACTGAATGAAGAGCTAGTTTTGCTGATGGAGCGATGTTGGGCCCAGGACCCAGCTGAACGACCAGACTTTGGACAGATTAAGGGCTTCATTCGCCGCTTTAACAA GGAAGGAGGCACCAGTATATTGGACAACCTTCTGTTGCGCATGGAGCAGTATGCCAACAACCTGGAGAAGCTGGTGGAGGAGCGCACACAGGCCTACCTGGAGGAGAAACGCAAGGCTGAGGCTCTGCTCTACCAAATTCTACCCCA TTCAGTGGCAGAGCAGTTAAAACGGGGAGAGACTGTACAGGCTGAGGCCTTTGACAGCGTTACCATTTACTTCAGTGACATCGTTGGCTTCACAGCTTTGTCGGCAGAGAGCACCCCCATGCAG GTGGTGACACTTCTTAACGATCTATATACATGCTTCGATGCCATAATTGACAACTTTGACGTCTACAAG GTAGAGACGATTGGAGATGCCTACATGGTGGTATCTGGTCTCCCAGGCAGAAATGGTCAGCGTCATGCCCCAGAAATTGCTCGTATGGCCCTGGCATTACTGGATGCAGTTTCTTCCTTCCGCATCCGCCACCGACCCCACGACCAACTGCGGCTACGCATAGGGGTCCACACAG GGCCCGTCTGTGCTGGGGTCGTTGGCCTGAAGATGCCCCGCTATTGTCTCTTTGGAGACACAGTGAACACTGCTTCCCGAATGGAGTCTAATGGTCAAG ccctgaAGATTCATGTCTCCTCTACCACCAAGGATGCCCTGGATGAACTTGGATGCTTCCAGCTAGAGCTTCGAGGGGATGTGGAGATGAAG ggaaaaggaaagatgcgAACTTACTGGCTCCTAGGAGAGCGGAAAGGACCTGCTGGGCTCCTATAA
- the NPR2 gene encoding atrial natriuretic peptide receptor 2 isoform X1: MALPSLLLVVAALAGGVRPPGARNLTLAVVLPEHNLSYAWAWPRVGPAVALAMEALGRALPVDLRFVSSELDGACSEYLAPLRAVDLKLYHDPDLLLGPGCVYPAASVARFASHWRLPLLTAGAVASGFSAKSEHYRTLVRTGPSAPKLGEFVVMLHGHFNWTARAALLYLDARTDDRPHYFTIEGVFEALQGSNLSVQHQVYAREPGGPEQATHFIRANGRKTSQTGLPRPLGGIRRVRTLLMGFEVQQIWWGKTVVYICGPLEMLHEILLQAQRENLTNGDYVFFYLDVFGESLRAGPTRSMGRPWQDNRTREQAQALREAFQTVLVITYREPPNPEYQEFQNRLLIRAREDFGVELAPSLMNLIAGCFYDGILLYAEVLNETIQEGGTREDGLRIVEKMQGRRYRGVTGLVVMDKNNDRETDFVLWAMGDLVSGDFQPAAHYSGAEKQIWWTGRPIPWVKGVPPLDNPPCAFDMDDPSCDKTPLSTLAIVALGTGITFIMFGVSSFLIFRPYRKLMLEKELASMLWRIRWEELQFGNSERCHKGAGSRLTLSLRGSSYGSLMTAHGKYQIFANTGHFKGNVVAIKHVNKKRIELTRQVLFELKHMRDVQFNHLTRFIGACIDPPNICIVTEYCPRGSLQDILENDSINLDWMFRYSLINDLVKGMAFLHNSIIASHGSLKSSNCVVDSRFVLKITDYGLASFRSTAEPDDSHALYAKKLWTAPELLSGNPLPTTGMQKADVYSFGIILQEIALRSGPFYLEGLDLSPKEIVQKVRNGQRPYFRPSIDRTQLNEELVLLMERCWAQDPAERPDFGQIKGFIRRFNKEGGTSILDNLLLRMEQYANNLEKLVEERTQAYLEEKRKAEALLYQILPHSVAEQLKRGETVQAEAFDSVTIYFSDIVGFTALSAESTPMQVVTLLNDLYTCFDAIIDNFDVYKVETIGDAYMVVSGLPGRNGQRHAPEIARMALALLDAVSSFRIRHRPHDQLRLRIGVHTGPVCAGVVGLKMPRYCLFGDTVNTASRMESNGQALKIHVSSTTKDALDELGCFQLELRGDVEMKGKGKMRTYWLLGERKGPAGLL; the protein is encoded by the exons ATGGCACTGCCATCTCTCCTGCTGGTGGTGGCAGCCCTGGCAGGTGGGGTGCGTCCTCCCGGGGCGCGCAACCTGACGCTGGCGGTGGTGCTGCCCGAACACAACCTGAGCTATGCCTGGGCCTGGCCACGGGTGGGTCCCGCTGTGGCGCTTGCCATGGAGGCGCTGGGCCGGGCGCTGCCCGTGGACCTCCGCTTTGTCAGCTCTGAGCTGGACGGTGCCTGCTCTGAGTACCTGGCCCCTCTGCGCGCTGTGGATCTCAAGTTGTACCATGACCCCGACCTTCTGTTGGGCCCGGGTTGCGTGTACCCCGCTGCCTCTGTGGCTCGCTTTGCCTCACACTGGCGCCTTCCCCTGCTGACCGCGGGTGCTGTGGCCTCTGGTTTTTCGGCTAAGAGTGAGCATTACCGAACCCTGGTGCGCACTGGCCCCTCTGCTCCTAAGCTGGGTGAGTTTGTAGTGATGCTCCACGGGCACTTCAATTGGACTGCCCGTGCTGCCTTGCTGTATCTGGATGCTCGCACAGATGACCGGCCTCACTACTTCACCATCGAGGGAGTCTTTGAGGCCCTGCAGGGCAGCAACCTCAGTGTACAGCACCAGGTGTATGCCCGTGAGCCGGGGGGCCCTGAGCAGGCTACCCACTTCATCCGGGCCAACGGGCGCA AGACTTCTCAGACTGGGCTGCCAAGACCCCTTGGAGGCATAAGAAGAGTGAGGACTCTGTTAATGGGCTTTGAGGTACAGCAGATTTGGTGGGGAAAGACAG TTGTGTACATCTGTGGCCCTCTGGAAATGCTGCATGAGATCCTGCTGCAGGCCCAGAGGGAGAACCTGACCAACGGGGACTACGTCTTCTTTTACCTGGATGTCTTTGGGGAGAGTCTCCGTGCAGGCCCCACACGCTCCATGGGCCGGCCCTGGCAGGATAATCGCACCCGGGAACAGGCCCAGGCCCTCAGAGAAGCATTTCAG ACGGTATTGGTCATCACATACCGAGAACCCCCGAATCCTGAGTACCAGGAATTCCAGAATCGTCTTCTGATTAGAGCACGGGAGGATTTTGGTGTGGAGCTGGCCCCTTCCTTG ATGAACCTCATTGCTGGCTGCTTCTACGATGGGATCCTTCTGTATGCCGAAGTCCTGAACGAGACCATACAGGAGGGAGGCACCCGGGAAGATGGACTTCGAATTGTTGAGAAGATGCAAGGACGAAGATACCGTG GTGTAACTGGACTGGTCGTTATGGACAAGAACAATGACCGGGAGACTGATTTTGTCCTGTGGGCcatgggagacctggtttccggGGACTTCCAG CCTGCAGCCCACTACTCGGGAGCCGAGAAGCAGATTTGGTGGACAGGACGGCCCATCCCCTGGGTGAAGGGGGTCCCACCCCTGGACAATCCCCCCTGTGCCTTTGACATGGACGACCCATCCTGTGATAAAA CTCCACTTTCAACTCTGGCAATTGTGGCACTGGGCACAGGAATCACCTTCATCATGTTTGGTGTTTCCAGCTTCCTCATTTTCCG TCCTTACAGAAaactgatgctggagaaggagCTGGCCAGCATGTTGTGGCGCATCCGCTGGGAAGAGCTGCAGTTCGGCAATTCAGAGCGATGCCACAAGGGTGCAGGCAGTCGCCTCACGCTGTCGTTG CGGGGATCCAGTTACGGCTCGCTCATGACAGCCCATGGGAAATACCAGATCTTTGCCAACACCGGTCACTTCAAG GGAAACGTTGTGGCCATCAAGCATGTGAATAAGAAGCGCATCGAGCTGACCCGGCAGGTTCTGTTTGAACTGAAACAT ATGAGAGATGTTCAGTTTAACCATCTCACTCGCTTCATTGGTGCCTGCATAGACCCTCCCAACATTTGCATTGTCACCGAGTATTGTCCTCGTGGGAGTTTACAG GATATTCTGGAAAATGACAGCATCAACCTGGACTGGATGTTTCGTTATTCACTCATTAATGACCTTGTTAAG GGCATGGCCTTTCTCCATAACAGCATTATTGCATCCCATGGGAGTCTCAAGTCCTCAAACTGTGTGGTGGATAGTCGTTTCGTGCTCAAAATCACAGACTATGGCCTGGCCAGCTTCCGATCAACTGCTGAACCTGATGACAGCCATGCCCTCTATGCCA AGAAGCTGTGGACTGCCCCAGAACTGCTCAGTGGGAACCCCCTGCCAACCACAGGCATGCAGAAGGCTGATGTCTATAGCTTTGGGATCATCTTACAGGAGATAGCACTTCGCAGTGGGCCTTTCTACTTGGAGGGCCTGGATCTCAGCCCCAAAG AGATTGTCCAGAAGGTCCGGAATGGTCAGCGGCCTTATTTCCGGCCAAGTATTGACCGGACGCAACTGAATGAAGAGCTAGTTTTGCTGATGGAGCGATGTTGGGCCCAGGACCCAGCTGAACGACCAGACTTTGGACAGATTAAGGGCTTCATTCGCCGCTTTAACAA GGAAGGAGGCACCAGTATATTGGACAACCTTCTGTTGCGCATGGAGCAGTATGCCAACAACCTGGAGAAGCTGGTGGAGGAGCGCACACAGGCCTACCTGGAGGAGAAACGCAAGGCTGAGGCTCTGCTCTACCAAATTCTACCCCA TTCAGTGGCAGAGCAGTTAAAACGGGGAGAGACTGTACAGGCTGAGGCCTTTGACAGCGTTACCATTTACTTCAGTGACATCGTTGGCTTCACAGCTTTGTCGGCAGAGAGCACCCCCATGCAG GTGGTGACACTTCTTAACGATCTATATACATGCTTCGATGCCATAATTGACAACTTTGACGTCTACAAG GTAGAGACGATTGGAGATGCCTACATGGTGGTATCTGGTCTCCCAGGCAGAAATGGTCAGCGTCATGCCCCAGAAATTGCTCGTATGGCCCTGGCATTACTGGATGCAGTTTCTTCCTTCCGCATCCGCCACCGACCCCACGACCAACTGCGGCTACGCATAGGGGTCCACACAG GGCCCGTCTGTGCTGGGGTCGTTGGCCTGAAGATGCCCCGCTATTGTCTCTTTGGAGACACAGTGAACACTGCTTCCCGAATGGAGTCTAATGGTCAAG ccctgaAGATTCATGTCTCCTCTACCACCAAGGATGCCCTGGATGAACTTGGATGCTTCCAGCTAGAGCTTCGAGGGGATGTGGAGATGAAG ggaaaaggaaagatgcgAACTTACTGGCTCCTAGGAGAGCGGAAAGGACCTGCTGGGCTCCTATAA
- the NPR2 gene encoding atrial natriuretic peptide receptor 2 isoform X2, whose protein sequence is MALPSLLLVVAALAGGVRPPGARNLTLAVVLPEHNLSYAWAWPRVGPAVALAMEALGRALPVDLRFVSSELDGACSEYLAPLRAVDLKLYHDPDLLLGPGCVYPAASVARFASHWRLPLLTAGAVASGFSAKSEHYRTLVRTGPSAPKLGEFVVMLHGHFNWTARAALLYLDARTDDRPHYFTIEGVFEALQGSNLSVQHQVYAREPGGPEQATHFIRANGRKTSQTGLPRPLGGIRRVRTLLMGFEVQQIWWGKTVVYICGPLEMLHEILLQAQRENLTNGDYVFFYLDVFGESLRAGPTRSMGRPWQDNRTREQAQALREAFQTVLVITYREPPNPEYQEFQNRLLIRAREDFGVELAPSLMNLIAGCFYDGILLYAEVLNETIQEGGTREDGLRIVEKMQGRRYRGVTGLVVMDKNNDRETDFVLWAMGDLVSGDFQPAAHYSGAEKQIWWTGRPIPWVKGVPPLDNPPCAFDMDDPSCDKTPLSTLAIVALGTGITFIMFGVSSFLIFRKLMLEKELASMLWRIRWEELQFGNSERCHKGAGSRLTLSLRGSSYGSLMTAHGKYQIFANTGHFKGNVVAIKHVNKKRIELTRQVLFELKHMRDVQFNHLTRFIGACIDPPNICIVTEYCPRGSLQDILENDSINLDWMFRYSLINDLVKGMAFLHNSIIASHGSLKSSNCVVDSRFVLKITDYGLASFRSTAEPDDSHALYAKKLWTAPELLSGNPLPTTGMQKADVYSFGIILQEIALRSGPFYLEGLDLSPKEIVQKVRNGQRPYFRPSIDRTQLNEELVLLMERCWAQDPAERPDFGQIKGFIRRFNKEGGTSILDNLLLRMEQYANNLEKLVEERTQAYLEEKRKAEALLYQILPHSVAEQLKRGETVQAEAFDSVTIYFSDIVGFTALSAESTPMQVVTLLNDLYTCFDAIIDNFDVYKVETIGDAYMVVSGLPGRNGQRHAPEIARMALALLDAVSSFRIRHRPHDQLRLRIGVHTGPVCAGVVGLKMPRYCLFGDTVNTASRMESNGQALKIHVSSTTKDALDELGCFQLELRGDVEMKGKGKMRTYWLLGERKGPAGLL, encoded by the exons ATGGCACTGCCATCTCTCCTGCTGGTGGTGGCAGCCCTGGCAGGTGGGGTGCGTCCTCCCGGGGCGCGCAACCTGACGCTGGCGGTGGTGCTGCCCGAACACAACCTGAGCTATGCCTGGGCCTGGCCACGGGTGGGTCCCGCTGTGGCGCTTGCCATGGAGGCGCTGGGCCGGGCGCTGCCCGTGGACCTCCGCTTTGTCAGCTCTGAGCTGGACGGTGCCTGCTCTGAGTACCTGGCCCCTCTGCGCGCTGTGGATCTCAAGTTGTACCATGACCCCGACCTTCTGTTGGGCCCGGGTTGCGTGTACCCCGCTGCCTCTGTGGCTCGCTTTGCCTCACACTGGCGCCTTCCCCTGCTGACCGCGGGTGCTGTGGCCTCTGGTTTTTCGGCTAAGAGTGAGCATTACCGAACCCTGGTGCGCACTGGCCCCTCTGCTCCTAAGCTGGGTGAGTTTGTAGTGATGCTCCACGGGCACTTCAATTGGACTGCCCGTGCTGCCTTGCTGTATCTGGATGCTCGCACAGATGACCGGCCTCACTACTTCACCATCGAGGGAGTCTTTGAGGCCCTGCAGGGCAGCAACCTCAGTGTACAGCACCAGGTGTATGCCCGTGAGCCGGGGGGCCCTGAGCAGGCTACCCACTTCATCCGGGCCAACGGGCGCA AGACTTCTCAGACTGGGCTGCCAAGACCCCTTGGAGGCATAAGAAGAGTGAGGACTCTGTTAATGGGCTTTGAGGTACAGCAGATTTGGTGGGGAAAGACAG TTGTGTACATCTGTGGCCCTCTGGAAATGCTGCATGAGATCCTGCTGCAGGCCCAGAGGGAGAACCTGACCAACGGGGACTACGTCTTCTTTTACCTGGATGTCTTTGGGGAGAGTCTCCGTGCAGGCCCCACACGCTCCATGGGCCGGCCCTGGCAGGATAATCGCACCCGGGAACAGGCCCAGGCCCTCAGAGAAGCATTTCAG ACGGTATTGGTCATCACATACCGAGAACCCCCGAATCCTGAGTACCAGGAATTCCAGAATCGTCTTCTGATTAGAGCACGGGAGGATTTTGGTGTGGAGCTGGCCCCTTCCTTG ATGAACCTCATTGCTGGCTGCTTCTACGATGGGATCCTTCTGTATGCCGAAGTCCTGAACGAGACCATACAGGAGGGAGGCACCCGGGAAGATGGACTTCGAATTGTTGAGAAGATGCAAGGACGAAGATACCGTG GTGTAACTGGACTGGTCGTTATGGACAAGAACAATGACCGGGAGACTGATTTTGTCCTGTGGGCcatgggagacctggtttccggGGACTTCCAG CCTGCAGCCCACTACTCGGGAGCCGAGAAGCAGATTTGGTGGACAGGACGGCCCATCCCCTGGGTGAAGGGGGTCCCACCCCTGGACAATCCCCCCTGTGCCTTTGACATGGACGACCCATCCTGTGATAAAA CTCCACTTTCAACTCTGGCAATTGTGGCACTGGGCACAGGAATCACCTTCATCATGTTTGGTGTTTCCAGCTTCCTCATTTTCCG AAaactgatgctggagaaggagCTGGCCAGCATGTTGTGGCGCATCCGCTGGGAAGAGCTGCAGTTCGGCAATTCAGAGCGATGCCACAAGGGTGCAGGCAGTCGCCTCACGCTGTCGTTG CGGGGATCCAGTTACGGCTCGCTCATGACAGCCCATGGGAAATACCAGATCTTTGCCAACACCGGTCACTTCAAG GGAAACGTTGTGGCCATCAAGCATGTGAATAAGAAGCGCATCGAGCTGACCCGGCAGGTTCTGTTTGAACTGAAACAT ATGAGAGATGTTCAGTTTAACCATCTCACTCGCTTCATTGGTGCCTGCATAGACCCTCCCAACATTTGCATTGTCACCGAGTATTGTCCTCGTGGGAGTTTACAG GATATTCTGGAAAATGACAGCATCAACCTGGACTGGATGTTTCGTTATTCACTCATTAATGACCTTGTTAAG GGCATGGCCTTTCTCCATAACAGCATTATTGCATCCCATGGGAGTCTCAAGTCCTCAAACTGTGTGGTGGATAGTCGTTTCGTGCTCAAAATCACAGACTATGGCCTGGCCAGCTTCCGATCAACTGCTGAACCTGATGACAGCCATGCCCTCTATGCCA AGAAGCTGTGGACTGCCCCAGAACTGCTCAGTGGGAACCCCCTGCCAACCACAGGCATGCAGAAGGCTGATGTCTATAGCTTTGGGATCATCTTACAGGAGATAGCACTTCGCAGTGGGCCTTTCTACTTGGAGGGCCTGGATCTCAGCCCCAAAG AGATTGTCCAGAAGGTCCGGAATGGTCAGCGGCCTTATTTCCGGCCAAGTATTGACCGGACGCAACTGAATGAAGAGCTAGTTTTGCTGATGGAGCGATGTTGGGCCCAGGACCCAGCTGAACGACCAGACTTTGGACAGATTAAGGGCTTCATTCGCCGCTTTAACAA GGAAGGAGGCACCAGTATATTGGACAACCTTCTGTTGCGCATGGAGCAGTATGCCAACAACCTGGAGAAGCTGGTGGAGGAGCGCACACAGGCCTACCTGGAGGAGAAACGCAAGGCTGAGGCTCTGCTCTACCAAATTCTACCCCA TTCAGTGGCAGAGCAGTTAAAACGGGGAGAGACTGTACAGGCTGAGGCCTTTGACAGCGTTACCATTTACTTCAGTGACATCGTTGGCTTCACAGCTTTGTCGGCAGAGAGCACCCCCATGCAG GTGGTGACACTTCTTAACGATCTATATACATGCTTCGATGCCATAATTGACAACTTTGACGTCTACAAG GTAGAGACGATTGGAGATGCCTACATGGTGGTATCTGGTCTCCCAGGCAGAAATGGTCAGCGTCATGCCCCAGAAATTGCTCGTATGGCCCTGGCATTACTGGATGCAGTTTCTTCCTTCCGCATCCGCCACCGACCCCACGACCAACTGCGGCTACGCATAGGGGTCCACACAG GGCCCGTCTGTGCTGGGGTCGTTGGCCTGAAGATGCCCCGCTATTGTCTCTTTGGAGACACAGTGAACACTGCTTCCCGAATGGAGTCTAATGGTCAAG ccctgaAGATTCATGTCTCCTCTACCACCAAGGATGCCCTGGATGAACTTGGATGCTTCCAGCTAGAGCTTCGAGGGGATGTGGAGATGAAG ggaaaaggaaagatgcgAACTTACTGGCTCCTAGGAGAGCGGAAAGGACCTGCTGGGCTCCTATAA